The Streptomyces pactum genome contains a region encoding:
- a CDS encoding dTDP-4-dehydrorhamnose 3,5-epimerase family protein, whose product MLITEMTVPGAYRVEPEPLSDRRGHFFESVRAGSLLAHSGWEFTVRQVNYSVSRRNTLRGVHGTTLPPGQAKFVTCVRGAALDIAVDLRVGSPTFGHYDVTHQSPRTGTAVYLPDGVGHAFLALTDDTCMSYLCSQEYVPGTMIDVDALDPALALPWDLKEPPIRSDKDAAAPTLAEAAAAGLLPTYDQCPPRRLTARTGR is encoded by the coding sequence GTGCTGATAACGGAAATGACGGTCCCCGGCGCGTACCGCGTCGAACCCGAGCCGCTGAGCGACCGGCGCGGCCACTTCTTCGAATCCGTGCGGGCCGGCTCCCTGCTGGCCCACAGCGGCTGGGAGTTCACCGTCCGCCAGGTCAACTACTCGGTGTCCCGGCGCAACACCCTGCGCGGTGTCCACGGCACGACCCTCCCGCCCGGCCAGGCGAAGTTCGTCACCTGCGTGCGGGGCGCCGCCCTCGACATCGCCGTCGACCTGCGGGTGGGGTCGCCGACGTTCGGCCACTACGACGTCACCCACCAGAGCCCGCGGACGGGGACGGCCGTGTACCTGCCCGACGGCGTCGGGCACGCCTTTCTCGCCCTCACCGACGACACGTGCATGAGCTACCTGTGCTCGCAGGAGTACGTGCCGGGGACGATGATCGACGTCGACGCCCTCGACCCGGCTCTCGCCCTGCCCTGGGACCTGAAGGAGCCGCCGATCCGCTCGGACAAGGACGCCGCGGCGCCCACCCTCGCCGAGGCGGCGGCCGCGGGCCTGCTGCCCACCTACGACCAGTGCCCCCCGCGTCGGCTCACGGCACGGACCGGACGATAG
- a CDS encoding sulfotransferase family protein, whose translation MLKLINAGLGRTGTTSLKAALDRLGLGPCFHMFDIVGDTARLKRWEGIVCDGHSPDWGAVFDGYHCAVDGPCAVYYRQIGEAFPDAKVILTVRDAESWYRSTHDTLYQFALRSMAHPPEPGSPQARLFRITNTMIWDGLFGGRFRDKDHAIEVYHRHNEEVVRTLGADNVLVYDVRQGWEPLCDFLGADAPREEFPRTNDTASMRQRVARAAQAAAAATG comes from the coding sequence GTGCTGAAGCTCATCAACGCCGGACTGGGCAGGACCGGCACGACCTCACTGAAGGCGGCCCTGGACCGGCTCGGTCTCGGCCCCTGCTTCCACATGTTCGATATCGTCGGCGACACGGCACGGCTGAAGCGGTGGGAGGGGATCGTCTGCGACGGCCACAGCCCCGACTGGGGGGCCGTCTTCGACGGCTACCACTGCGCCGTGGACGGCCCCTGCGCCGTGTACTACCGGCAGATCGGCGAGGCGTTCCCCGACGCCAAGGTGATCCTGACGGTGCGTGACGCCGAGAGCTGGTACCGCAGTACGCACGACACGCTGTACCAGTTCGCCCTGCGCAGCATGGCGCACCCGCCCGAGCCCGGCAGCCCGCAGGCCAGGCTGTTCCGGATCACCAACACCATGATCTGGGACGGCCTGTTCGGCGGCCGGTTCCGCGACAAGGACCACGCCATCGAGGTCTACCACCGGCACAACGAGGAGGTGGTGCGCACCCTGGGCGCGGACAACGTCCTCGTCTACGACGTGCGGCAGGGCTGGGAGCCGCTGTGCGACTTCCTGGGGGCCGACGCCCCGCGGGAGGAGTTCCCGCGGACCAACGACACCGCGTCCATGCGGCAGCGGGTCGCCAGGGCGGCCCAAGCCGCCGCGGCGGCCACCGGCTGA
- a CDS encoding carboxymuconolactone decarboxylase family protein, which produces MTPRMDNPSLVVPGALQPLLDLTEVIGKVGVPQTTLDLVRLRVSEINGRAYTFPDDPGEAAKADARLPRVAGWRGESCFDDAERAALEMAEAVTLMTDPQDMASDEIWEKSAEYYTAEQLGALVMHIGLVNFWNRVNVATRQEAAAWR; this is translated from the coding sequence ATGACTCCACGGATGGACAACCCCTCCCTGGTCGTTCCCGGCGCCCTGCAGCCCCTGCTCGACCTGACCGAGGTCATCGGCAAGGTGGGCGTACCGCAGACCACCCTCGACCTCGTCCGGCTGCGCGTCAGCGAGATCAACGGCCGCGCGTACACCTTCCCGGACGACCCCGGGGAGGCGGCCAAGGCGGACGCCCGCCTGCCGCGGGTGGCCGGCTGGCGCGGCGAGAGCTGCTTCGACGACGCCGAGCGCGCCGCGCTGGAGATGGCCGAGGCCGTCACGCTGATGACCGACCCGCAGGACATGGCGTCGGACGAGATCTGGGAGAAGTCCGCCGAGTACTACACCGCCGAGCAGCTCGGCGCGCTGGTCATGCACATCGGCCTGGTCAACTTCTGGAACCGGGTGAACGTCGCCACCCGCCAGGAAGCCGCGGCCTGGCGCTGA
- a CDS encoding methyltransferase, producing MSVLPEVRDQSDSYSLLHLIQGAVITQAISVAARLGIADVLADGPLSAGDIAARVGSDPGATHRVLRALAGHKVFAVRADGRYEHTPLSDKLREDAPDSMRGFALLMNHPTLWEEWGHLSATVETGEANLPKLRGTGALDFFHANPGYARVFFQAFGELSASETDPILAAYDFSRFGTVVDVIAGRGNLLAGILKQAPDVKGVLYDSEVATVDSPALFEAAGVADRLTIAHGGYLGQLPAGADAYVFKHIIHDFHEADAVTALRNAREAIAPGGRLLVVEYVLPENNEKHLGHTIDLWLMLMLGARERTRAEYAELFAKAGFELTGVVATSAPVSVIEGIPV from the coding sequence ATGTCCGTGCTGCCCGAGGTTCGTGACCAGTCCGACTCGTACTCACTGCTCCATCTCATCCAGGGCGCGGTGATCACCCAGGCGATCTCCGTCGCGGCCAGGCTCGGCATCGCGGACGTGCTGGCCGACGGCCCGCTGTCCGCCGGGGACATCGCGGCACGGGTCGGCTCCGACCCCGGCGCGACCCACCGCGTCCTGCGCGCGCTCGCCGGCCACAAGGTGTTCGCCGTCCGTGCGGACGGCCGCTACGAGCACACCCCGCTGTCCGACAAGCTCCGCGAGGACGCACCGGACTCGATGCGCGGCTTCGCCCTGCTGATGAACCACCCCACACTGTGGGAGGAATGGGGCCACCTGTCCGCCACCGTGGAGACCGGCGAGGCCAACCTGCCCAAGCTGCGCGGCACCGGCGCGCTGGACTTCTTCCACGCCAACCCCGGCTACGCGCGGGTGTTCTTCCAGGCGTTCGGCGAACTCTCGGCCTCGGAGACCGACCCGATCCTGGCCGCCTACGACTTCTCCCGGTTCGGCACCGTCGTGGACGTCATCGCCGGCCGCGGCAACCTCCTGGCGGGCATCCTCAAGCAGGCGCCGGACGTCAAGGGCGTGCTGTACGACTCCGAGGTCGCCACCGTGGACTCGCCGGCGCTCTTCGAGGCGGCCGGAGTCGCGGACCGGCTCACCATCGCCCACGGCGGCTACCTCGGCCAACTGCCCGCGGGCGCCGACGCCTACGTGTTCAAGCACATCATCCACGACTTCCACGAGGCCGACGCCGTCACGGCCCTGCGCAACGCGCGCGAGGCGATCGCCCCGGGCGGCAGGCTGCTCGTCGTCGAGTACGTGCTCCCGGAGAACAACGAGAAGCACCTCGGCCACACCATCGACCTCTGGCTGATGCTGATGCTCGGTGCCCGGGAGCGCACCCGCGCCGAGTACGCCGAACTGTTCGCCAAGGCCGGCTTCGAACTGACCGGGGTCGTTGCCACCAGCGCGCCGGTCTCGGTCATCGAGGGCATCCCGGTCTGA